A window of the Henckelia pumila isolate YLH828 chromosome 3, ASM3356847v2, whole genome shotgun sequence genome harbors these coding sequences:
- the LOC140892243 gene encoding uncharacterized protein: MPRPGPRPYECVKRAWHSDRHQPLRGLIIQQIFRLVHENHCGATKKNREWLEKLPIVVLKSEEIMYSKANSEAEYSNLETLWDRANEAIDTIIRKEESTETGGLLPPCVEAALNLGCVPVRASRSQRNNNPRPYLRARNQESFDLSPNVSNENTTEHHSIHIPPQTANIPMFKKPPNVDSPRLVSESNKCLTLDTNKGIASSCQKLPGIGNNWCSELGSKNVVNFGSVYPLCYLDFKPEASQLVFQEPKKSDAIIFGVPIFSSVAKPAEIGSLQNLFPYAEDSGITGGSLQSDPKDNKGKEPQIGCDLSLTLGQFSGSNSSREKFPGCGTDGSVCRVSQGEVRPDFKEFHFFPVESASAYDPSVQSSGNRNHEIENPKGEKVSRKRKLPVSGDADHELCFWSQDYITNQFDGRMKRPGL; encoded by the exons ATGCCTAGGCCTGGTCCAAGACCGTATGAGTGCGTGAAAAGGGCTTGGCATAGCGACAGACACCAACCCTTGAGAGGATTGATTATCCAACAGATTTTCAG GCTTGTGCATGAAAATCATTGTGGTGCAACCAAGAAAAATAGAGAATGGCTGGAGAAGCTGCCTATTGTGGTCTTGAAATCAGAGGAAATTATGTACTCAAAAGCCAATTCCGAG GCTGAGTATTCTAATCTTGAGACGCTCTGGGACCGGGCTAATGAAGCTATTGATACGATCATTAGGAAAGAAGAGAGTACAGAGACTGGAGGGCTCTTGCCTCCTTGCGTTGAAG CTGCACTTAATTTGGGATGTGTTCCAGTAAGAGCGTCGAGAAGCCAAAGGAACAATAACCCGAGACCTTACCTCCGAGCAAGAAATCAAGAATCATTTGACTTGTCTCCAAATGTTTCGAATGAGAATACCACCGAGCACCATTCTATACATATACCTCCACAAACAGCCAATATCCCAATGTTCAAGAAACCGCCTAATGTAGATTCTCCACGTTTAGTTTCAGAGTCTAACAAGTGTCTAACTTTAGATACTAACAAAGGCATTGCTTCTTCGTGCCAAAAACTTCCCGGTATTGGGAATAATTGGTGTAGTGAATTGGGATCTAAAAATGTGGTCAACTTCGGTTCTGTATATCCCTTGTGCTATCTTGACTTCAAACCAGAAGCTTCTCAGTTGGTCTTCCAAGAACCGAAAAAATCTGATGCTATAATCTTTGGTGTTCCTATTTTTTCTTCGGTTGCTAAACCTGCTGAAATCGGAAGCTTGCAAAATCTGTTCCCTTATGCTGAAGATTCAGGCATTACCGGAGGAAGTTTGCAGTCAGATCCAAAGGACAACAAGGGAAAGGAACCTCAAATAGGGTGTGACTTGTCCTTGACATTGGGTCAGTTTTCAGGGTCAAACTCGAGCAGGGAAAAGTTTCCTGGTTGTGGAACCGATGGTAGTGTTTGTAGAGTTTCTCAGGGCGAAGTCCGGCCCGACTTCAAGGAGTTCCATTTCTTTCCTGTAGAATCCGCCTCGGCTTATGATCCATCTGTGCAAAGTAGTGGTAATCGGAATCACGAGATTGAAAATCCCAAGGGGGAAAAAGTTTCTAGAAAGCGCAAGCTACCCGTTAGTGGAGATGCAGACCACGAGCTATGTTTCTGGTCACAGGATTATATTACTAACCAGTTTGATGGTCGAATGAAAAGACCAGGATTGTAG
- the LOC140890594 gene encoding glucan endo-1,3-beta-glucosidase 11 yields the protein MRVLPFLFLIFFSSLNEKSTATAFTGTYGINYGRIADNIPSPDQVVSLLRAAKIKNVRIYDADHSVLNAFKDTGLELVIGLPNGFVKDMSAHADHALTWVKDNVMAFLPETHIVGIAIGNEVLGNDNDLSGSLLGAAKNIYNATKSLGIDDVIQISTAHSQAVFVNSYPPSSCTFKESVVQFMKPLLEFFSQIGSPFCLNAYPFLAYTYNPDTIDINYALFQATEGIYDEKTKLHYDNMLDAQVDSAYVALEDAGFKKMEVIITETGWASHGDQNEPAATQSNARTYNYNLRKRLAKRKGTPFRPKRMLKAYIFALFNEDSKQGAGSEKYYGLFKADGSISYDIGFPGLKSSSAVSSRLSFKEFRAGKLFESYSSISAITLTLILLLLRL from the exons ATGAGGGTTCTGCCGTTTTTGTTCTTGATTTTCTTCTCTAGTCTGAATG AAAAATCAACGGCAACAGCATTCACTGGAACCTATGGAATAAACTATGGTAGAATAGCAGACAATATCCCTTCACCCGACCAAGTGGTTTCGCTACTTAGAGCTGCAAAGATCAAGAATGTCAGAATATACGATGCAGATCATAGTGTTCTAAATGCGTTTAAAGATACCGGGCTTGAGTTGGTAATAGGACTTCCAAATGGATTTGTGAAAGATATGAGTGCTCATGCTGATCATGCTCTAACTTGGGTCAAAGACAATGTTATGGCATTCCTACCCGAAACACACATTGTCGGGATTGCGATTGGGAATGAAGTTTTGGGAAACGATAATGACCTTTCTGGATCTTTATTAGGTGCTgccaaaaatatatacaatGCCACTAAGAGTCTTGGAATAGACGACGTGATTCAGATTTCTACTGCTCATTCTCAGGCTGTTTTTGTGAATTCGTATCCTCCCTCTTCGTGTACTTTTAAAGAGAGTGTTGTACAGTTTATGAAACCTCTTTTGGAGTTTTTCTCTCAGATAGGCTCTCCGTTCTGTTTAAATGCTTACCCCTTCTTGGCTTATACTTATAATCCGGATACGATCGACATAAATTATGCTCTATTTCAGGCAACAGAGGGAATATATGATGAAAAAACGAAGCTTCACTATGACAACATGCTTGATGCGCAGGTTGATTCTGCTTATGTTGCTTTAGAGGATGCAGGGTTCAAAAAAATGGAAGTTATAATCACGGAGACTGGTTGGGCTTCGCATGGTGATCAAAACGAACCTGCTGCTACACAAAGCAATGCAAGGACCTACAATTATAACTTACGTAAGAGGCTTGCCAAGAGGAAAGGAACTCCATTTAGACCAAAAAGGATGCTGAAAGCATACATATTTGCATTATTTAATGAGGATTCGAAACAAGGGGCCGGTTCTGAGAAGTATTATGGGCTGTTTAAAGCTGATGGGAGTATCTCTTATGATATTGGGTTTCCTGGACTTAAGTCTTCGTCTGCTGTTTCTTCTCGATTGTCCTTCAAG GAGTTTCGTGCCGGAAAGTTGTTCGAATCATATTCCTCCATCTCTGCTATCACTTTGACATTAATACTTCTGCTTCTGAGATTATGA